CATCGCCACCTGCCATCTCTAATGCAACATCTACACCTTTTCCATTTGTAGCTTCAAGTACTTTTTGTTCCCAGCCTTCTTCTGTATAATTGATTAATACATCAGCGCCCATCTCTTTTGCTAGCTGTAATTTTTCGTCTGTACTTGCTGTAGCGATTACTTTACCGGCTCCAAAAAGCTTCGCTAATTGCACTGCTAAAGTACCTAGACCACCAGCTGCGGCATGAACTAAAACGGTTTCTCCTGGTTCTAACATACCCATTGTTTTTAAGATATGATAAGCACTTAATCCTTGGACGGGTAATGCAGCGGCTAGTTTAAAATCCATTTCGTTCGGTAATGGAATGATTGACCGCTCATCTGTCAGGGCAAAATCTGAGTATCCACCACATTCCAACATTGAAACAACTCGATCACCAATTTTTACTGAGGTAACCTCATCTCCAATTTCCACTACGACACCAGCAACTTCAGCACCAGGTACATACGGCAAAGTAGTTTTGACTACATATTGATTTTCTCTACGGGCTGTATCAGCATAATTAACACCTGCTGCATGCACTTCAATTAATACTTCTTTCCCCTTTGGTACTGGTCTTTCAAGTTCGACCTTTTCTAATACCTCAGGACCACCAAATTGTTTAAATTGAATTGATTGCATCGTAAACTTCCTTT
This genomic interval from Gottfriedia acidiceleris contains the following:
- a CDS encoding quinone oxidoreductase family protein, producing MQSIQFKQFGGPEVLEKVELERPVPKGKEVLIEVHAAGVNYADTARRENQYVVKTTLPYVPGAEVAGVVVEIGDEVTSVKIGDRVVSMLECGGYSDFALTDERSIIPLPNEMDFKLAAALPVQGLSAYHILKTMGMLEPGETVLVHAAAGGLGTLAVQLAKLFGAGKVIATASTDEKLQLAKEMGADVLINYTEEGWEQKVLEATNGKGVDVALEMAGGDVFYKTLNCLAYFGRLVIYGVASGLQSKFYPSSLMAKNQSVIGFFLPPLLRKKALIKQSLEELFTYLAEGKLKITIGEVFPLSEAANVHTIMQSRKTVGKVILEPRK